In the Candidatus Binatus sp. genome, one interval contains:
- a CDS encoding acyl-CoA dehydrogenase family protein: MPLVTPEHELIRRSVRDFVEAEVKPIANDLDRNNQEIPESILKQMAELGYFGVIFPAEEGGMGLDYIAMAIVTEELSRGWLSVGSVMTRNIITGTLISANGTPEQKKRLLPKIARGEMLTAAAFTEPDSGSDTASFKTRAVKQGDGYLIKGSKMWCTFANRANMLTVMTRTDPDVSKRHKGLSLILLEKEPGDDFMPPQLTGSAIPTVGYHGMRSYALQFDDAFAPAENLIGGQEGRGFYQLMASYEAARIQTAARGVGVAQAAFECATKYAKQRTQFGQPIGDFQVIRHKLAHMAVEIEAARQLCYYAAAEKDTGRRCDYEAGLAKAFAAEMAERVTREAMQVHGGYGYSMEFEAQRFWRDARVLSIFEGTSEIQYEVIGRRIMEQD; the protein is encoded by the coding sequence ATGCCGCTGGTTACGCCTGAGCATGAGTTGATCCGCCGCTCGGTCCGCGATTTTGTCGAGGCCGAGGTCAAGCCGATCGCCAACGACCTCGATCGCAACAACCAGGAGATCCCGGAAAGCATCCTGAAGCAGATGGCCGAGCTGGGCTACTTCGGCGTGATCTTTCCCGCCGAAGAGGGCGGCATGGGCCTCGATTATATCGCGATGGCGATCGTCACCGAGGAGCTGTCGCGCGGATGGCTCAGCGTCGGCTCGGTGATGACGCGCAATATCATTACCGGCACGCTGATCAGCGCCAACGGCACGCCCGAGCAGAAGAAGCGGCTGCTGCCGAAGATCGCTCGCGGTGAGATGCTGACGGCGGCGGCGTTCACGGAACCGGACTCGGGCAGCGATACCGCGTCGTTCAAAACGCGGGCGGTGAAGCAGGGCGACGGCTACCTGATCAAAGGATCGAAAATGTGGTGCACGTTTGCCAATCGCGCGAACATGCTGACCGTGATGACGCGGACCGATCCCGACGTGTCGAAGCGGCACAAGGGTCTGTCATTGATCCTGCTCGAAAAGGAGCCGGGCGACGATTTCATGCCGCCGCAGCTTACCGGCTCCGCGATTCCGACGGTAGGTTATCATGGGATGCGCAGTTACGCGCTGCAATTCGATGACGCGTTTGCGCCGGCCGAGAATCTAATCGGTGGCCAGGAAGGCCGGGGTTTTTATCAATTGATGGCGAGTTACGAGGCGGCGCGAATCCAGACCGCGGCGCGCGGCGTCGGCGTGGCGCAGGCGGCCTTCGAATGCGCGACCAAATATGCGAAGCAGCGGACGCAGTTCGGCCAGCCGATCGGCGATTTCCAGGTGATTCGGCACAAGCTCGCGCACATGGCAGTGGAAATCGAAGCGGCGCGGCAGCTTTGCTACTATGCGGCAGCGGAGAAAGACACCGGACGCCGATGCGACTACGAGGCGGGCCTCGCCAAGGCGTTCGCGGCCGAGATGGCGGAACGCGTGACGCGCGAAGCGATGCAGGTGCACGGCGGCTACGGCTACTCGATGGAATTCGAGGCGCAGCGTTTCTGGCGCGACGCGCGCGTGCTGTCGATCTTCGAAGGCACCAGCGAGATTCAGTACGAAGTCATCGGGCGCCGAATCATGGAGCAGGATTAG
- a CDS encoding CoA ester lyase, with protein MYVLDKGTRFVIPRTEMTYPGHNMKLHQTAADAVKAPVDHVMADFEDACPYEFKGEKSRKVMVEALNTLDFGKKIVTVRPNNIHSKFFKGDMEAIMLGAPNRFHGIMLPKTRGSEEIREVSKLLDDLEKRGGWTYRVQIESLIETPHALVHAYEIATASDRMCGLVFGIADYAANLGIREIVENQNQNFHYSKQAVVVAAKAAGLHAIDNVYLRLWRKEDSPERVKQLQEGLREKNVGAANLGMDGTWVIHPQQAEIANACYTPSGDQVEEARRVIKLYHEKGGGSMADPKSGEMIDEATIKIGLMDLAKGAQAGLVSDAELKDWSAKSREITGYDILELMRRTA; from the coding sequence ATGTACGTCCTGGATAAAGGCACGCGTTTCGTAATTCCACGCACCGAAATGACCTACCCCGGCCACAACATGAAGTTGCATCAGACCGCCGCCGACGCGGTGAAGGCGCCGGTCGATCACGTGATGGCGGATTTCGAGGATGCGTGTCCTTACGAGTTCAAGGGCGAGAAGAGCCGCAAGGTGATGGTCGAGGCGCTGAACACCCTCGACTTCGGCAAGAAGATCGTGACGGTGCGGCCGAACAATATCCATTCGAAGTTTTTCAAGGGCGACATGGAAGCGATCATGCTGGGCGCGCCGAATCGCTTCCATGGAATCATGCTGCCGAAGACGCGCGGATCCGAAGAGATTCGCGAAGTATCGAAGCTGCTCGACGATTTGGAAAAGCGCGGCGGCTGGACTTATCGCGTGCAGATCGAGTCGTTGATCGAGACGCCGCATGCGCTGGTGCATGCCTACGAAATCGCGACCGCGTCGGATCGCATGTGCGGACTGGTGTTCGGAATCGCGGATTACGCGGCGAATCTTGGCATCCGCGAGATCGTCGAGAATCAGAACCAGAATTTTCACTACTCGAAGCAGGCGGTCGTGGTGGCGGCGAAAGCGGCCGGACTGCATGCGATCGACAACGTCTATCTGCGCTTGTGGCGCAAGGAAGATTCACCCGAGCGCGTCAAGCAGTTGCAGGAAGGGCTCCGCGAAAAGAACGTCGGCGCGGCGAACCTCGGGATGGACGGGACGTGGGTGATTCATCCGCAGCAGGCGGAGATCGCCAATGCCTGCTACACGCCGAGCGGCGATCAGGTCGAAGAAGCGCGCCGCGTGATCAAGCTCTACCACGAGAAGGGTGGCGGCTCGATGGCGGATCCAAAATCGGGCGAGATGATCGACGAAGCGACGATCAAGATTGGACTGATGGACCTCGCGAAGGGCGCGCAGGCGGGCCTCGTGTCGGATGCGGAGCTGAAAGACTGGTCGGCGAAGAGCCGCGAGATCACCGGCTACGACATCCTGGAGTTGATGCGCCGCACCGCATAA
- a CDS encoding MaoC family dehydratase: MSITQDGSYFEDFTVGETLQHQRGRTITESDNHVFTSLVMNTAELHFNQDLIDRNPGAYVGGKLLVYGGVVLAFTVGLASEDTSENAIAEVEMDNGRHTNPVFHGDTIYAESTVLEKRDSDRPDAGLVKFKLVGKKPDGTVVVEIERTVLIKRKSHYLAP, encoded by the coding sequence ATGAGCATCACGCAGGACGGCAGCTACTTCGAGGATTTCACCGTCGGCGAAACGCTGCAGCATCAGCGCGGCCGCACGATCACGGAATCGGACAATCACGTTTTTACTTCGCTGGTGATGAACACTGCGGAGCTTCACTTCAATCAGGATCTGATCGATCGGAATCCGGGCGCGTACGTGGGCGGCAAGCTGCTGGTGTATGGCGGCGTAGTGCTGGCGTTCACGGTCGGATTGGCGTCCGAGGACACCAGCGAGAACGCGATCGCGGAGGTCGAGATGGATAACGGGCGGCATACCAATCCCGTTTTTCACGGCGACACGATCTATGCGGAATCAACCGTGCTCGAGAAGCGCGATTCCGATCGCCCCGACGCCGGACTGGTCAAGTTCAAGCTGGTCGGCAAGAAGCCCGACGGCACGGTGGTCGTCGAAATCGAGCGCACGGTTCTGATCAAACGAAAGTCACATTACCTGGCGCCCTGA